Proteins from a genomic interval of Streptomyces sp. NBC_00820:
- a CDS encoding NAD(P)/FAD-dependent oxidoreductase: MSTTERPRILVVGGGYVGLYAARRILKKMRFGEATVTVVDPRSYMTYQPFLPEAAAGSISPRHVVVPLRRVLPKAEVLTGRVTTIDQERKVATIAPIVGEAYELPFDYLVIAMGAVSRTFPIPGLAEQGIGMKGIEESIGLRNHVLEQLDKADSTTDEEIRRKALTFVFVGGGFAGAETIGEVEDMARDAAKYYKNVSREDMRFILVDAADKILPEVGPKLGQYGKEHLESRGVEIYLSTSMDSCVDGHVVLKNGLEVDSNTIVWTAGVKPNPALSRFGLPLGPRGHVDCAPTLQVQGTDYIWAAGDNAQVPDLVGRKAGNENAWCPPNAQHALRQAKVLGDNVVSGMRGFPQKEYEHANKGAVAGLGLHKGVAMIVMGKMKIKLKGRLAWYMHRGYHGLAMPTWNRKIRIFADWTLGMFLKREVVSLGAMENPRVEFYEAAKPAPVAAPKAEEKAKAS, from the coding sequence AGGCGACCGTCACGGTCGTCGACCCGCGGTCGTACATGACCTACCAGCCCTTCCTCCCCGAAGCCGCCGCCGGCAGCATCTCCCCTCGGCACGTCGTCGTCCCACTGCGACGCGTGCTGCCGAAGGCGGAGGTCCTCACCGGTCGGGTCACCACCATCGACCAGGAGCGCAAGGTCGCCACGATCGCCCCCATCGTGGGCGAGGCGTACGAGCTGCCGTTCGACTACCTGGTCATCGCGATGGGCGCGGTCTCCCGCACCTTCCCGATCCCCGGCCTCGCCGAGCAGGGCATCGGCATGAAGGGCATCGAGGAGTCCATCGGCCTGCGTAACCACGTCCTGGAGCAGCTGGACAAGGCCGACTCCACGACCGACGAGGAGATCCGCCGCAAGGCGCTCACCTTCGTCTTCGTCGGCGGTGGCTTCGCGGGCGCGGAGACCATCGGTGAGGTCGAGGACATGGCCCGTGACGCGGCCAAGTACTACAAGAACGTGTCCCGCGAGGACATGCGCTTCATCCTGGTCGACGCCGCCGACAAGATCCTTCCCGAGGTCGGCCCCAAGCTCGGCCAGTACGGCAAGGAGCACCTGGAGAGCCGCGGTGTGGAGATCTACCTCTCCACCTCGATGGACTCCTGCGTCGACGGCCACGTCGTGCTGAAGAACGGCCTCGAGGTCGACTCCAACACCATCGTGTGGACCGCGGGCGTCAAGCCCAACCCGGCCCTGTCCCGCTTCGGTCTGCCCCTCGGCCCGCGCGGTCACGTCGACTGCGCCCCGACCCTCCAGGTGCAGGGCACGGACTACATCTGGGCCGCCGGCGACAACGCGCAGGTTCCGGACCTCGTCGGCCGCAAGGCGGGCAACGAGAACGCCTGGTGCCCGCCGAACGCCCAGCACGCGCTGCGCCAGGCCAAGGTGCTCGGCGACAACGTGGTCTCCGGCATGCGGGGCTTCCCGCAGAAGGAGTACGAGCACGCCAACAAGGGTGCGGTCGCCGGTCTCGGCCTGCACAAGGGCGTGGCGATGATCGTCATGGGCAAGATGAAGATCAAGCTCAAGGGCCGCCTCGCCTGGTACATGCACCGTGGCTACCACGGTCTGGCGATGCCGACCTGGAACCGCAAGATCCGCATCTTCGCCGACTGGACCCTCGGCATGTTCCTCAAGCGTGAGGTCGTGTCCCTGGGCGCCATGGAGAACCCGCGCGTGGAGTTCTACGAGGCCGCCAAGCCGGCCCCGGTAGCCGCTCCGAAGGCCGAGGAGAAGGCCAAGGCCTCCTGA